A DNA window from Plodia interpunctella isolate USDA-ARS_2022_Savannah chromosome 12, ilPloInte3.2, whole genome shotgun sequence contains the following coding sequences:
- the LOC128674030 gene encoding uncharacterized protein LOC128674030 isoform X2 has product MDNIPVLDKFCFIFQLKTGCIAMGIVNSILTFTLAIILVTLAVDIKAVTEAQQKRDDTDATMSSVVYSIVVLLCVLLFIKFVLDMIFVYAVYKEKSKIIRKYCIFWLVFVILFVIGFLKSLFHMDAGHVIAQILFLAENFYYIVVIRSYLLSINEDGVL; this is encoded by the exons ATGGATAACATACCGGTTTTGGACAAATTCTGCTTCATTTTTCAACTTAAGACAGGATGCATTGCTATGGGAATTGTGAACTCT ATCCTAACGTTCACGCTAGCAATAATCCTGGTGACGCTAGCAGTTGACATCAAGGCGGTGACGGAAGCGCAACAGAAGCGAGACGACACGGACGCGACCATGTCCTCTGTTGTTTACTCCATAGTGGTGCTCCTCTGTGTCCTGCTGTTCATCAAGTTTGTGCTGGATATGATCTTCGTGTATGCTGTCTACAAG gagAAAAGCAAAATCATAAGGAAGTATTGCATCTTTTGGTTGGTGTTTGTTATTCTGTTCGTCATTGGATTCCTCAAGAGCCTGTTCCACATGGACGCTGGACACGTGATCGCACAAATACTCTTCTTGG ccGAAAATTTTTACTACATCGTCGTCATACGGAGCTACCTACTGTCGATCAACGAAGACGGAGTTCTGTAA
- the LOC128674030 gene encoding uncharacterized protein LOC128674030 isoform X1, whose amino-acid sequence MARMDNIPVLDKFCFIFQLKTGCIAMGIVNSILTFTLAIILVTLAVDIKAVTEAQQKRDDTDATMSSVVYSIVVLLCVLLFIKFVLDMIFVYAVYKEKSKIIRKYCIFWLVFVILFVIGFLKSLFHMDAGHVIAQILFLAENFYYIVVIRSYLLSINEDGVL is encoded by the exons ATG gCGAGGATGGATAACATACCGGTTTTGGACAAATTCTGCTTCATTTTTCAACTTAAGACAGGATGCATTGCTATGGGAATTGTGAACTCT ATCCTAACGTTCACGCTAGCAATAATCCTGGTGACGCTAGCAGTTGACATCAAGGCGGTGACGGAAGCGCAACAGAAGCGAGACGACACGGACGCGACCATGTCCTCTGTTGTTTACTCCATAGTGGTGCTCCTCTGTGTCCTGCTGTTCATCAAGTTTGTGCTGGATATGATCTTCGTGTATGCTGTCTACAAG gagAAAAGCAAAATCATAAGGAAGTATTGCATCTTTTGGTTGGTGTTTGTTATTCTGTTCGTCATTGGATTCCTCAAGAGCCTGTTCCACATGGACGCTGGACACGTGATCGCACAAATACTCTTCTTGG ccGAAAATTTTTACTACATCGTCGTCATACGGAGCTACCTACTGTCGATCAACGAAGACGGAGTTCTGTAA
- the LOC128674027 gene encoding alkaline phosphatase-like isoform X1, whose protein sequence is MRSGLLVLCIILCRGRCSLRSDQEFWTNLAQNELQEALKVQLNHGIAKNVIIFIGDGMGPNTVTATRIYKGGESHRLEFEKFPHVGLLKTYSANTMVSDSACTATAMFCGVKVNKDTVGVDATVRRKDCESSLKPEVRLTSLAALALKARKSAGFVTTMRVTHATPSPLYAHSADRLWECEDHMPANARVCKDHARQLFEDWPGKDLNVIMGGGRQSLVSNIQGTPDAWVCASKDGRNLIETYKMDKHIRGLNYSVVSNTQELKSFNNNSDYLLGIFANSHMDYEYQRNKGPEGMPSISEMVEAAIKVLRRNKNGYFLMVEGGNVDMAHHRGRAKLAIDEAAAMEEAVKVAAAMTDEKDTLLIVTSDHTHTLNINGYPPRGSNIFGIAQASPLDGVNYTTLAYSTGGPDSFQYFAQTDENNRTRVLRRDPGLEDTDSIDYKQIASITLSENSHGGGDVAIYARGPHSHLFHNVHEQHYVYHAIQYAAKIGAYATNASTSNAVSYIVLMATTLATSFLLYT, encoded by the exons ATGCGGTCCGGGCTATTAGTCCtgtgtattattttgtgtagAGGACGATGCTCATTAAGAAGCG ACCAAGAATTTTGGACAAACCTAGCACAAAACGAGCTTCAAGAGGCGTTGAAGGTACAGCTAAATCATGGAATcgctaaaaatgtaataatattcattggAGACGGCATGGGACCCAACACAGTGACCGCCACCAGGATCTACAAAGGAGGGGAGTCCCATCGCCTGGAGTTTGAGAAGTTTCCTCATGTTGGTCTGTTGAAG ACATACTCAGCCAATACTATGGTTTCCGACTCGGCTTGCACGGCCACGGCGATGTTCTGCGGGGTCAAGGTCAACAAGGACACTGTGGGGGTCGACGCTACCGTCCGACGCAAAGACTGCGAGAGCTCCTTGAAGCCCGAAGTGAGACTGACCAGTTTGGCTGCGCTGGCGCTTAAAGCTCGGAAAAGTGCTG GTTTCGTGACAACGATGCGTGTGACGCACGCGACACCGAGCCCACTGTACGCGCACAGTGCGGACCGTCTCTGGGAGTGCGAAGACCACATGCCGGCCAACGCCAGGGTTTGCAAGGACCATGCCCGACAGCTCTTCGAAGACTGGCCCGGGAAGGATCTCAAT GTAATTATGGGTGGCGGCAGACAATCTCTGGTTTCTAACATCCAAGGGACGCCGGATGCCTGGGTCTGTGCGTCCAAAGACGGtcgaaatttaattgaaaccTACAAGATGGACAAGCACATCCGAGGGCTGAATTATAGTGTAGTCTCTAACACACAGGAACTAAAAagctttaataataattccgATTATCTTctag GAATTTTCGCTAACAGCCATATGGATTACGAGTACCAAAGAAACAAAGGGCCTGAAGGAATGCCGTCAATATCAGAAATGGTAGAAGCTGCCATCAAAGTTCTAAGGAGAAACAAAAATGGATATTTCCTGATG GTAGAAGGTGGCAACGTAGACATGGcccaccaccgaggtcgagcGAAGCTTGCCATAGACGAGGCTGCAGCCATGGAGGAGGCAGTGAAGGTAGCTGCAGCGATGACTGATGAAAAGGACACTCTTCTGATTGTCACCAGCGACCACACTCACACGCTGAACATCAACGGATACCCGCCCAGGGGGTCCAATATATTTG GCATTGCACAAGCATCACCCCTAGACGGCGTCAACTACACAACGCTGGCCTACAGCACCGGAGGGCCAGACTCCTTCCAATACTTCGCGCAGACCGATGAGAACAACCGTACCAG GGTGCTGAGACGGGACCCTGGGCTCGAAGACACCGACAGCATAGACTACAAGCAGATCGCGAGCATTACGCTTTCGGAGAATAGTCATGGAGGTGGTGACGTTGCAATTTATGCCAGAG gTCCCCATTCCCACTTATTCCACAACGTCCACGAACAGCACTACGTATACCACGCCATACAGTACGCGGCCAAAATTGGCGCCTACGCAACTAATGCCTCAACATCTAATGCAGTTtcatatattgtattaatgGCCACTACTCTGGCCACatcgtttttattatacacataa
- the LOC128674027 gene encoding alkaline phosphatase-like isoform X2, translated as MGPNTVTATRIYKGGESHRLEFEKFPHVGLLKTYSANTMVSDSACTATAMFCGVKVNKDTVGVDATVRRKDCESSLKPEVRLTSLAALALKARKSAGFVTTMRVTHATPSPLYAHSADRLWECEDHMPANARVCKDHARQLFEDWPGKDLNVIMGGGRQSLVSNIQGTPDAWVCASKDGRNLIETYKMDKHIRGLNYSVVSNTQELKSFNNNSDYLLGIFANSHMDYEYQRNKGPEGMPSISEMVEAAIKVLRRNKNGYFLMVEGGNVDMAHHRGRAKLAIDEAAAMEEAVKVAAAMTDEKDTLLIVTSDHTHTLNINGYPPRGSNIFGIAQASPLDGVNYTTLAYSTGGPDSFQYFAQTDENNRTRVLRRDPGLEDTDSIDYKQIASITLSENSHGGGDVAIYARGPHSHLFHNVHEQHYVYHAIQYAAKIGAYATNASTSNAVSYIVLMATTLATSFLLYT; from the exons ATGGGACCCAACACAGTGACCGCCACCAGGATCTACAAAGGAGGGGAGTCCCATCGCCTGGAGTTTGAGAAGTTTCCTCATGTTGGTCTGTTGAAG ACATACTCAGCCAATACTATGGTTTCCGACTCGGCTTGCACGGCCACGGCGATGTTCTGCGGGGTCAAGGTCAACAAGGACACTGTGGGGGTCGACGCTACCGTCCGACGCAAAGACTGCGAGAGCTCCTTGAAGCCCGAAGTGAGACTGACCAGTTTGGCTGCGCTGGCGCTTAAAGCTCGGAAAAGTGCTG GTTTCGTGACAACGATGCGTGTGACGCACGCGACACCGAGCCCACTGTACGCGCACAGTGCGGACCGTCTCTGGGAGTGCGAAGACCACATGCCGGCCAACGCCAGGGTTTGCAAGGACCATGCCCGACAGCTCTTCGAAGACTGGCCCGGGAAGGATCTCAAT GTAATTATGGGTGGCGGCAGACAATCTCTGGTTTCTAACATCCAAGGGACGCCGGATGCCTGGGTCTGTGCGTCCAAAGACGGtcgaaatttaattgaaaccTACAAGATGGACAAGCACATCCGAGGGCTGAATTATAGTGTAGTCTCTAACACACAGGAACTAAAAagctttaataataattccgATTATCTTctag GAATTTTCGCTAACAGCCATATGGATTACGAGTACCAAAGAAACAAAGGGCCTGAAGGAATGCCGTCAATATCAGAAATGGTAGAAGCTGCCATCAAAGTTCTAAGGAGAAACAAAAATGGATATTTCCTGATG GTAGAAGGTGGCAACGTAGACATGGcccaccaccgaggtcgagcGAAGCTTGCCATAGACGAGGCTGCAGCCATGGAGGAGGCAGTGAAGGTAGCTGCAGCGATGACTGATGAAAAGGACACTCTTCTGATTGTCACCAGCGACCACACTCACACGCTGAACATCAACGGATACCCGCCCAGGGGGTCCAATATATTTG GCATTGCACAAGCATCACCCCTAGACGGCGTCAACTACACAACGCTGGCCTACAGCACCGGAGGGCCAGACTCCTTCCAATACTTCGCGCAGACCGATGAGAACAACCGTACCAG GGTGCTGAGACGGGACCCTGGGCTCGAAGACACCGACAGCATAGACTACAAGCAGATCGCGAGCATTACGCTTTCGGAGAATAGTCATGGAGGTGGTGACGTTGCAATTTATGCCAGAG gTCCCCATTCCCACTTATTCCACAACGTCCACGAACAGCACTACGTATACCACGCCATACAGTACGCGGCCAAAATTGGCGCCTACGCAACTAATGCCTCAACATCTAATGCAGTTtcatatattgtattaatgGCCACTACTCTGGCCACatcgtttttattatacacataa
- the LOC128674028 gene encoding cytochrome b5-like isoform X3, with translation MNKEISIKEVKKHKSRKSTWVILHNEVYDVTSFLSEHPGGEDSLLDVAGKDGTLAFEDVGHSADARQMMKKYKIGQLPIAEHSKPVAPCCTVKSKKPKRSSCPDCTEDSCPSGKLPKSSKNDKSWRTYDGGPSSSRPGSPKSSFKEIKEPRASGRIKSIIVPRERNPRPRSPCGSNLKWALLALAAAIVIAIVIKKNMG, from the exons atgaataaagaaatttcaatcaaagaagtaaaaaaacataagaGCAGAAAGAGCACTTGGGTAATACTTCACAATGAAGTGTACGATGTAACATCGTTTTTGTCTGAG catCCTGGAGGTGAGGATTCTTTACTTGATGTGGCTGGCAAAGATGGTACTCTTGCATTTGAAGATGTGGGTCACAGTGCTGATGCCAG GCAAATGatgaaaaagtataaaataggACAACTGCCTATAGCAGAGCATTCTAAGCCTGTTGCCCCCTG TTGTacagtaaaaagtaaaaaaccaaa gAGATCTAGTTGTCCTGACTGCACTGAGGacag TTGTCCGTCAGGGAAATTACCCAAGTCATCAAAAAATGATAAGTCTTGGCGAACATACGATGGAGGTCCATCTTCAAG cCGGCCAGGTTCGCCCAAGTCATCATTTAAAGAGATAAAAGAGCCCAGGGCATCTGGTAGAATAAAGAGCATAATTGTGCCACGCGAAAG AAATCCCCGTCCACGGTCTCCTTGTGG ttcCAATTTGAAGTGGGCGTTGCTCGCTCTAGCCGCAGCCATCGTGATAGCTATAGTTATAAAGAAGAACATGGGATAA
- the LOC128674028 gene encoding cytochrome b5-like isoform X8, producing the protein MNKEISIKEVKKHKSRKSTWVILHNEVYDVTSFLSEHPGGEDSLLDVAGKDGTLAFEDVGHSADARQMMKKYKIGQLPIAEHSKPVAPCCTVKSKKPKRSSCPDCTEDRNPRPRSPCGSNLKWALLALAAAIVIAIVIKKNMG; encoded by the exons atgaataaagaaatttcaatcaaagaagtaaaaaaacataagaGCAGAAAGAGCACTTGGGTAATACTTCACAATGAAGTGTACGATGTAACATCGTTTTTGTCTGAG catCCTGGAGGTGAGGATTCTTTACTTGATGTGGCTGGCAAAGATGGTACTCTTGCATTTGAAGATGTGGGTCACAGTGCTGATGCCAG GCAAATGatgaaaaagtataaaataggACAACTGCCTATAGCAGAGCATTCTAAGCCTGTTGCCCCCTG TTGTacagtaaaaagtaaaaaaccaaa gAGATCTAGTTGTCCTGACTGCACTGAGGacag AAATCCCCGTCCACGGTCTCCTTGTGG ttcCAATTTGAAGTGGGCGTTGCTCGCTCTAGCCGCAGCCATCGTGATAGCTATAGTTATAAAGAAGAACATGGGATAA
- the LOC128674028 gene encoding cytochrome b5-like isoform X7 yields the protein MNKEISIKEVKKHKSRKSTWVILHNEVYDVTSFLSEHPGGEDSLLDVAGKDGTLAFEDVGHSADARQMMKKYKIGQLPIAEHSKPVAPCCTVKSKKPKRSSCPDCTEDRRPPRPRGQPCGGSNLKWALLALAAAIVIAIVIKKNMG from the exons atgaataaagaaatttcaatcaaagaagtaaaaaaacataagaGCAGAAAGAGCACTTGGGTAATACTTCACAATGAAGTGTACGATGTAACATCGTTTTTGTCTGAG catCCTGGAGGTGAGGATTCTTTACTTGATGTGGCTGGCAAAGATGGTACTCTTGCATTTGAAGATGTGGGTCACAGTGCTGATGCCAG GCAAATGatgaaaaagtataaaataggACAACTGCCTATAGCAGAGCATTCTAAGCCTGTTGCCCCCTG TTGTacagtaaaaagtaaaaaaccaaa gAGATCTAGTTGTCCTGACTGCACTGAGGacag ACGACCGCCAAGACCTCGTGGCCAACCTTGTGgagg ttcCAATTTGAAGTGGGCGTTGCTCGCTCTAGCCGCAGCCATCGTGATAGCTATAGTTATAAAGAAGAACATGGGATAA
- the LOC128674028 gene encoding cytochrome b5-like isoform X2, giving the protein MNKEISIKEVKKHKSRKSTWVILHNEVYDVTSFLSEHPGGEDSLLDVAGKDGTLAFEDVGHSADARQMMKKYKIGQLPIAEHSKPVAPCCTVKSKKPKRSSCPDCTEDSCPSGKLPKSSKNDKSWRTYDGGPSSSRPGSPKSSFKEIKEPRASGRIKSIIVPRERRPPRPRGQPCGGSNLKWALLALAAAIVIAIVIKKNMG; this is encoded by the exons atgaataaagaaatttcaatcaaagaagtaaaaaaacataagaGCAGAAAGAGCACTTGGGTAATACTTCACAATGAAGTGTACGATGTAACATCGTTTTTGTCTGAG catCCTGGAGGTGAGGATTCTTTACTTGATGTGGCTGGCAAAGATGGTACTCTTGCATTTGAAGATGTGGGTCACAGTGCTGATGCCAG GCAAATGatgaaaaagtataaaataggACAACTGCCTATAGCAGAGCATTCTAAGCCTGTTGCCCCCTG TTGTacagtaaaaagtaaaaaaccaaa gAGATCTAGTTGTCCTGACTGCACTGAGGacag TTGTCCGTCAGGGAAATTACCCAAGTCATCAAAAAATGATAAGTCTTGGCGAACATACGATGGAGGTCCATCTTCAAG cCGGCCAGGTTCGCCCAAGTCATCATTTAAAGAGATAAAAGAGCCCAGGGCATCTGGTAGAATAAAGAGCATAATTGTGCCACGCGAAAG ACGACCGCCAAGACCTCGTGGCCAACCTTGTGgagg ttcCAATTTGAAGTGGGCGTTGCTCGCTCTAGCCGCAGCCATCGTGATAGCTATAGTTATAAAGAAGAACATGGGATAA
- the LOC128674028 gene encoding cytochrome b5-like isoform X1, whose product MNKEISIKEVKKHKSRKSTWVILHNEVYDVTSFLSEHPGGEDSLLDVAGKDGTLAFEDVGHSADARQMMKKYKIGQLPIAEHSKPVAPCCTVKSKKPKRSSCPDCTEDSCPSGKLPKSSKNDKSWRTYDGGPSSSRPGSPKSSFKEIKEPRASGRIKSIIVPRERRRPPRPRGQPCGGSNLKWALLALAAAIVIAIVIKKNMG is encoded by the exons atgaataaagaaatttcaatcaaagaagtaaaaaaacataagaGCAGAAAGAGCACTTGGGTAATACTTCACAATGAAGTGTACGATGTAACATCGTTTTTGTCTGAG catCCTGGAGGTGAGGATTCTTTACTTGATGTGGCTGGCAAAGATGGTACTCTTGCATTTGAAGATGTGGGTCACAGTGCTGATGCCAG GCAAATGatgaaaaagtataaaataggACAACTGCCTATAGCAGAGCATTCTAAGCCTGTTGCCCCCTG TTGTacagtaaaaagtaaaaaaccaaa gAGATCTAGTTGTCCTGACTGCACTGAGGacag TTGTCCGTCAGGGAAATTACCCAAGTCATCAAAAAATGATAAGTCTTGGCGAACATACGATGGAGGTCCATCTTCAAG cCGGCCAGGTTCGCCCAAGTCATCATTTAAAGAGATAAAAGAGCCCAGGGCATCTGGTAGAATAAAGAGCATAATTGTGCCACGCGAAAG aaGACGACCGCCAAGACCTCGTGGCCAACCTTGTGgagg ttcCAATTTGAAGTGGGCGTTGCTCGCTCTAGCCGCAGCCATCGTGATAGCTATAGTTATAAAGAAGAACATGGGATAA
- the LOC128674028 gene encoding cytochrome b5-like isoform X4 translates to MNKEISIKEVKKHKSRKSTWVILHNEVYDVTSFLSEHPGGEDSLLDVAGKDGTLAFEDVGHSADARQMMKKYKIGQLPIAEHSKPVAPWRSSCPDCTEDSCPSGKLPKSSKNDKSWRTYDGGPSSSRPGSPKSSFKEIKEPRASGRIKSIIVPRERRRPPRPRGQPCGGSNLKWALLALAAAIVIAIVIKKNMG, encoded by the exons atgaataaagaaatttcaatcaaagaagtaaaaaaacataagaGCAGAAAGAGCACTTGGGTAATACTTCACAATGAAGTGTACGATGTAACATCGTTTTTGTCTGAG catCCTGGAGGTGAGGATTCTTTACTTGATGTGGCTGGCAAAGATGGTACTCTTGCATTTGAAGATGTGGGTCACAGTGCTGATGCCAG GCAAATGatgaaaaagtataaaataggACAACTGCCTATAGCAGAGCATTCTAAGCCTGTTGCCCCCTG gAGATCTAGTTGTCCTGACTGCACTGAGGacag TTGTCCGTCAGGGAAATTACCCAAGTCATCAAAAAATGATAAGTCTTGGCGAACATACGATGGAGGTCCATCTTCAAG cCGGCCAGGTTCGCCCAAGTCATCATTTAAAGAGATAAAAGAGCCCAGGGCATCTGGTAGAATAAAGAGCATAATTGTGCCACGCGAAAG aaGACGACCGCCAAGACCTCGTGGCCAACCTTGTGgagg ttcCAATTTGAAGTGGGCGTTGCTCGCTCTAGCCGCAGCCATCGTGATAGCTATAGTTATAAAGAAGAACATGGGATAA
- the LOC128674028 gene encoding cytochrome b5-like isoform X6: MNKEISIKEVKKHKSRKSTWVILHNEVYDVTSFLSEHPGGEDSLLDVAGKDGTLAFEDVGHSADARQMMKKYKIGQLPIAEHSKPVAPCCTVKSKKPKRSSCPDCTEDRRRPPRPRGQPCGGSNLKWALLALAAAIVIAIVIKKNMG, from the exons atgaataaagaaatttcaatcaaagaagtaaaaaaacataagaGCAGAAAGAGCACTTGGGTAATACTTCACAATGAAGTGTACGATGTAACATCGTTTTTGTCTGAG catCCTGGAGGTGAGGATTCTTTACTTGATGTGGCTGGCAAAGATGGTACTCTTGCATTTGAAGATGTGGGTCACAGTGCTGATGCCAG GCAAATGatgaaaaagtataaaataggACAACTGCCTATAGCAGAGCATTCTAAGCCTGTTGCCCCCTG TTGTacagtaaaaagtaaaaaaccaaa gAGATCTAGTTGTCCTGACTGCACTGAGGacag aaGACGACCGCCAAGACCTCGTGGCCAACCTTGTGgagg ttcCAATTTGAAGTGGGCGTTGCTCGCTCTAGCCGCAGCCATCGTGATAGCTATAGTTATAAAGAAGAACATGGGATAA
- the LOC128674028 gene encoding cytochrome b5-like isoform X5, whose amino-acid sequence MNKEISIKEVKKHKSRKSTWVILHNEVYDVTSFLSEHPGGEDSLLDVAGKDGTLAFEDVGHSADARQMMKKYKIGQLPIAEHSKPVAPCCTVKSKKPKRSSCPDCTEDSCPSGKLPKSSKNDKSWRTYDGGPSSSRPGSPKSSFKEIKEPRASGRIKSIIVPRERNPRPRSPYDRQDLVANLVEVPI is encoded by the exons atgaataaagaaatttcaatcaaagaagtaaaaaaacataagaGCAGAAAGAGCACTTGGGTAATACTTCACAATGAAGTGTACGATGTAACATCGTTTTTGTCTGAG catCCTGGAGGTGAGGATTCTTTACTTGATGTGGCTGGCAAAGATGGTACTCTTGCATTTGAAGATGTGGGTCACAGTGCTGATGCCAG GCAAATGatgaaaaagtataaaataggACAACTGCCTATAGCAGAGCATTCTAAGCCTGTTGCCCCCTG TTGTacagtaaaaagtaaaaaaccaaa gAGATCTAGTTGTCCTGACTGCACTGAGGacag TTGTCCGTCAGGGAAATTACCCAAGTCATCAAAAAATGATAAGTCTTGGCGAACATACGATGGAGGTCCATCTTCAAG cCGGCCAGGTTCGCCCAAGTCATCATTTAAAGAGATAAAAGAGCCCAGGGCATCTGGTAGAATAAAGAGCATAATTGTGCCACGCGAAAG AAATCCCCGTCCACGGTCTCCTT ACGACCGCCAAGACCTCGTGGCCAACCTTGTGgagg ttcCAATTTGA